A single genomic interval of Shewanella psychropiezotolerans harbors:
- a CDS encoding helix-turn-helix transcriptional regulator, whose product MKTSEKIIQLLKTQGPLTAKVLASELSLTTMGVRQHMQGLEDDGDVIFEDKKAARGRPTRFWSLTSKSNSHFSDRHEELSVQLIDSVITVFGDSGLEKLITHREQASLALYQQSMLDKTSLIDKLNALAELRSREGYMASIVEDESCYWLMENHCPICAAASKCLNFCRSELNLFQTILSDEATVSREEHIIEGARRCAYRVTPLPAVNASTQ is encoded by the coding sequence ATGAAAACCAGCGAAAAAATCATTCAACTGCTCAAGACTCAAGGTCCCCTCACTGCTAAGGTTTTAGCCAGTGAATTATCTCTGACAACCATGGGTGTGCGTCAGCATATGCAAGGTTTAGAAGATGATGGCGATGTGATCTTTGAAGATAAGAAGGCGGCTCGTGGTCGTCCGACTCGATTTTGGTCCCTGACTTCTAAGAGTAATAGCCACTTCTCCGATCGCCATGAAGAGCTCTCGGTTCAGTTGATAGACTCCGTTATTACCGTATTTGGTGATAGCGGACTGGAGAAGTTAATAACACATAGAGAGCAAGCCTCACTGGCACTCTATCAACAGAGCATGTTAGACAAAACCAGTCTTATCGATAAACTTAATGCCTTAGCCGAGCTGAGAAGCCGTGAAGGATATATGGCTAGCATAGTCGAAGACGAGTCATGTTATTGGTTAATGGAAAATCATTGTCCAATCTGCGCCGCTGCCAGCAAATGTCTTAATTTCTGCCGCTCTGAGCTTAACTTGTTTCAAACGATATTAAGCGATGAGGCTACCGTCAGCCGTGAAGAGCATATCATCGAGGGAGCTAGGCGCTGCGCCTATAGAGTGACTCCTCTACCTGCAGTTAACGCTTCGACTCAATAG
- a CDS encoding MFS transporter, with amino-acid sequence MSNSKDAYADNDLREVKQLGMWASIASLSYIFWIVGGMELVERIAYYGVKASAGLYAKAPVSEGGLGISLSDYGVIIGIWAMMQTFVPVFTGGISDRVGYKETIFASTIIKICGYLVMAFFPSFYGFLFGAILLAAGTGIFKPGIQGTLVLSTGRQNTSMAWGIFYQVVNIGGFLGPLVAVHMRQLSWDNVFYACAAIISFNFLFLLAYKEPGKEARLERNRKIKSGEIHQVALWRDALHELKKPIVIYYMLVFAGFWFLFNSLFDVLPIHIAEWVDTSVIVTSLFGPEGTSNGILQFWLGLDNTGTKVMPEGMLNLNAGMIMTTCFLVAALTAKYRITTAMLAGCLLSILAFVVIGATNAAWMMVLAIVMFSFGEMMISPKKNEFMGNIAPEGKKAMYLGFVMLPQGIGWTLEGFFGPKLYEMYASKEIFSLDLLKERGMSASDVSAIPQGEAFTTLVAYTGEPAQELTTLLYNTHNIGMAWYIIAAIGTISAVGIFLYGKWLLKLQRS; translated from the coding sequence ATGAGCAATTCCAAAGATGCTTATGCAGACAATGATCTGCGGGAAGTGAAGCAGCTAGGCATGTGGGCCTCCATAGCCAGCTTAAGTTATATTTTCTGGATAGTCGGCGGCATGGAGCTCGTTGAACGTATTGCCTACTATGGTGTTAAGGCCAGTGCGGGTCTTTATGCAAAAGCACCTGTCTCTGAAGGCGGCCTAGGGATCAGCCTCAGCGACTATGGTGTGATTATCGGAATTTGGGCAATGATGCAGACCTTTGTCCCGGTATTTACCGGCGGCATTTCAGACCGAGTCGGCTACAAGGAAACCATTTTTGCATCAACCATAATCAAAATTTGCGGTTATTTAGTGATGGCCTTCTTCCCCAGTTTCTATGGTTTCCTCTTCGGCGCCATATTACTCGCCGCTGGTACCGGGATATTTAAACCTGGGATCCAGGGGACATTGGTCCTTTCGACGGGGAGGCAGAACACCTCTATGGCTTGGGGTATATTCTATCAGGTGGTGAATATTGGCGGCTTCTTAGGCCCCTTGGTAGCCGTGCATATGCGTCAGCTATCCTGGGATAATGTGTTCTACGCCTGTGCAGCCATAATCTCATTTAACTTCCTTTTCTTGCTTGCCTATAAAGAGCCGGGCAAAGAGGCACGCTTAGAGCGTAACCGTAAGATTAAATCGGGTGAAATCCATCAGGTCGCGCTCTGGAGAGATGCCCTCCACGAACTGAAGAAACCTATCGTCATCTACTACATGTTGGTATTTGCGGGGTTCTGGTTCCTATTTAACTCACTGTTTGATGTTCTGCCAATCCATATTGCCGAGTGGGTCGATACCAGCGTTATCGTGACCTCATTATTTGGCCCGGAAGGGACATCAAACGGGATCTTACAATTCTGGCTGGGACTGGATAACACCGGGACTAAGGTCATGCCAGAAGGCATGCTCAACCTTAATGCCGGCATGATAATGACCACCTGTTTCCTGGTTGCCGCCCTTACGGCTAAATATCGTATCACCACGGCAATGCTGGCTGGTTGTTTGCTGAGTATCTTGGCTTTCGTCGTGATTGGCGCCACTAACGCGGCCTGGATGATGGTATTGGCCATCGTCATGTTCTCGTTTGGTGAGATGATGATTAGCCCGAAGAAGAATGAGTTTATGGGTAACATAGCCCCGGAAGGCAAGAAAGCCATGTATCTGGGCTTTGTGATGCTGCCCCAAGGCATAGGCTGGACACTCGAAGGTTTCTTCGGTCCTAAACTCTATGAGATGTATGCATCGAAGGAGATCTTCTCATTAGACCTGCTCAAAGAGCGCGGAATGAGTGCCAGTGATGTGAGTGCGATCCCACAGGGTGAAGCTTTTACTACACTCGTGGCCTACACAGGAGAGCCAGCTCAAGAGCTAACGACTCTACTCTACAATACCCACAATATAGGCATGGCCTGGTATATCATTGCCGCCATTGGCACCATTTCCGCCGTGGGTATCTTCCTGTATGGCAAGTGGTTATTGAAGCTACAGAGAAGTTAA
- a CDS encoding pseudouridine synthase, producing the protein MESKRARLDRFLSSELKIKRKDIRLMLAQNRVRVDGIVAKDIQQLVDEFSHVSLDDRVLKNNTPSYVMLNKPVGVVSATKDVKHKTVIDLLEHPAKSELHIVGRLDLNTSGLVLLTNDGRWSRNLMSPECKVEKRYRVTLQNPLSEEYIHAFAKGFYFEFEDITTQAAKLEIIGEYVAEVTLTEGKYHQIKRMFGRFRNPVIGLHRCSVGELTLDAYLNEGASRDLTAAEVNGIFG; encoded by the coding sequence ATGGAATCCAAACGCGCCAGATTAGACAGGTTCCTCAGCAGTGAGCTTAAGATCAAGCGTAAAGATATACGCTTGATGCTCGCGCAGAATAGGGTCAGAGTCGATGGCATAGTGGCCAAAGACATACAGCAGCTGGTGGATGAATTTTCCCATGTGTCACTCGATGACAGAGTGCTTAAGAATAATACCCCCAGTTATGTAATGCTCAATAAACCTGTGGGGGTGGTGAGTGCGACCAAGGATGTTAAACACAAGACAGTGATCGACTTGTTAGAGCATCCTGCTAAATCTGAGTTGCATATCGTAGGTCGGTTAGACTTGAATACCTCAGGGTTAGTGCTTTTGACCAATGATGGTCGCTGGTCCAGAAACTTGATGTCTCCAGAGTGTAAAGTTGAGAAACGTTACCGAGTGACACTGCAAAACCCACTCTCTGAAGAGTATATTCATGCCTTCGCCAAGGGGTTTTACTTTGAATTTGAAGATATAACGACTCAGGCGGCCAAGCTTGAGATTATCGGTGAGTATGTTGCAGAAGTGACCTTGACCGAAGGTAAATATCATCAGATTAAGCGTATGTTTGGTCGTTTTCGTAATCCTGTCATCGGGCTACATCGCTGCTCGGTTGGAGAACTGACATTAGATGCCTACTTAAACGAGGGAGCGAGCCGGGATCTTACCGCCGCAGAAGTTAATGGTATATTTGGCTAG
- a CDS encoding DUF1971 domain-containing protein: MAQIPSDYVNYKSTQVFTINNVPKMFLHLHNTKAGVYGQINVISGELKFYGFTERRGEIEQTLIIPTGGVAVSPPEYWHKVEFLTDDTSFRVYFFAQKDSSIVKENQSERA; encoded by the coding sequence ATGGCTCAAATTCCAAGTGATTATGTTAATTACAAATCAACACAAGTCTTCACTATCAATAATGTCCCTAAAATGTTTCTTCATTTGCATAATACTAAAGCCGGTGTTTATGGACAGATCAATGTTATTAGCGGCGAGTTAAAGTTTTATGGTTTTACTGAGCGTCGAGGTGAAATAGAGCAGACTCTGATTATTCCTACCGGAGGCGTTGCCGTATCTCCTCCAGAGTATTGGCACAAGGTGGAATTTCTTACAGATGACACCTCATTTAGGGTCTACTTTTTTGCTCAGAAGGACTCATCGATAGTGAAAGAAAATCAATCGGAACGGGCTTAA
- a CDS encoding VOC family protein, whose translation MLHLEHLNLVVEDIPTTLNFYRAAFPHWSVRGGGEGTWHGKPRNWVHFGDDYQYLTFNDDGVSQNRDLTGHQVGLAHFAFVTDNIDAVIARLAQAGFLADKDGAVDEFRRNVYYLDPNGYEVEFVQYLSDIPTQRNRYDET comes from the coding sequence ATGCTACATCTGGAACATTTAAACTTAGTCGTTGAAGATATCCCAACGACACTCAACTTCTATCGAGCAGCTTTTCCCCACTGGTCAGTACGTGGCGGCGGAGAAGGTACATGGCACGGGAAACCCAGGAACTGGGTACATTTTGGCGACGATTATCAATATCTCACCTTCAATGATGATGGTGTTAGTCAAAACCGAGACCTCACAGGTCATCAGGTCGGCTTGGCTCATTTTGCCTTCGTTACCGATAATATCGATGCCGTGATTGCACGCTTAGCTCAAGCGGGCTTCCTCGCTGACAAAGATGGCGCCGTCGATGAATTTAGAAGAAACGTCTATTACCTAGATCCAAACGGTTATGAAGTCGAATTCGTGCAGTACCTGAGTGATATCCCGACACAAAGAAATCGATATGATGAAACTTAA
- a CDS encoding acetate uptake transporter codes for MSTKLANPAPLGLMGFGMTTILLNIHNAGFFPIDSMILAMGIFYGGIAQVIAGMMCFKRGDTFGTTAFTSYGMFWLTLVGLLIMPKLGLAEPSPAEFMAWYLLLWGVFTAFMFVGSLRYPRAKQVVFGSLTILFGLLAARDFTGSELIGTIAGIEGIFCGASAIYFAMAQVLNAEYGRTILPVGEIKKSS; via the coding sequence ATGTCGACAAAACTTGCTAACCCAGCACCTTTAGGCCTGATGGGTTTCGGTATGACCACCATCCTATTAAATATCCATAACGCTGGCTTCTTCCCGATCGATTCTATGATCTTGGCCATGGGTATTTTCTATGGTGGTATCGCTCAGGTTATCGCAGGGATGATGTGTTTCAAGCGTGGTGATACTTTCGGTACTACGGCTTTTACCTCCTATGGTATGTTCTGGCTAACGTTAGTCGGCCTCTTGATTATGCCCAAGCTTGGCCTGGCAGAGCCTAGTCCTGCCGAATTTATGGCTTGGTATCTGCTACTTTGGGGCGTCTTTACCGCTTTCATGTTTGTGGGTTCACTGCGTTACCCCAGGGCTAAGCAAGTGGTATTTGGATCGCTCACTATCTTGTTCGGCTTGTTAGCTGCAAGAGATTTTACCGGCAGTGAGTTAATTGGGACCATAGCTGGCATAGAAGGGATCTTCTGTGGTGCTAGTGCCATCTATTTTGCAATGGCTCAGGTACTCAACGCCGAGTACGGTCGTACTATTTTGCCTGTAGGTGAGATCAAGAAATCTTCATAG